DNA sequence from the Gopherus evgoodei ecotype Sinaloan lineage chromosome 3, rGopEvg1_v1.p, whole genome shotgun sequence genome:
CAAACATTTCTTACCTGTGTGACCAGTTTGCCAAGGGTAAGGTCTAGCAATGTAAGGCAGTGAACCATATGGTTTGACATAATCAGAAAGTGATTctgctgaattaaaataaaaaaatatttatttcttggcaggtgaaaaaaaaaggagagtatTTTATGTCTAAATACTAATCTCTAACATCTTGCTTTCCTCTCTTTTGTTAATCCACTCCTAGCAGGCTGCTCTGGAGCCATCCATCAGTATAGACAGCCTCTTCTGCTATATTCACAAACCTATAGCTAGAATGAGCTGTACTGTCTGAATTTGCCAGAGCTGCAGCTTGCAGACAAAGCATcctgtttttggttaaagtctgccaCATGCAGTCCCAAAAACACACCATAATCATAATGGACCATAAAGCAGCAACAGTCTGAATATGGGAGCTACCCTAAGACAACAGTTCCTGAATTCAAGTTTAAAAAATTTCACTCAGCAGCATGATTGAGCTGCCAATTAGAATTTATTTACTTAATTTGCAATTGGATTTATTAAAAGACCATCTCATTTACATTTATATTTACCATTAATATAGCTGCCAATCAAAATTTAGGAAAGGGCTTCCCAAAAAATATTGATTGTAGCCAGAAAAAGTTCATTTGTAGGGAAGGACTTGGGTGCTAAACCTGTTCTCCACAACCCAGACTTTCAGCTTCACTACTCCCAGTATTTTTTATAGGAAGTAGTACAAGAGCTAGGGGTGAGTAGATAAGGtgtctgaaaaacagaaaatggtATTTTACGTGATTACATTTTTAGCTCTCAAAAAAACCCTCAGCCTCAATTTTTTATGATAAAAGTAACAAAAAactgtttgtttatatttcatGTTTAAAGACCCAGATTTGCAGCTTTCAGACTACAGAAAAAAGTTATACTTCAAGCCAACTACACCACCACCAAGTTTCTGTCTGGTAAGCATGGGCTAATACTTTTGCATCATGCAACAGCAATGCTTTTGGAAAGGAGTTAGAAAACCAGTAGATGCCAGTATGAACCAATGGCACTTGCATACATCACAAGCTGATAACTTTGGCTCATAGATGTGGAGGACATATGTACATCTGAAGTGATGTAAGCAGATTATTtgggagagaaagtgtgtgtgaaatGGTGGCAGACTTCTCTGAATTACATCTAGTTCAAAACAGATGTGGTGAGGGAGAATCTCTCTTCAAAGGGGGGAAAATTTACATTAGCTTCCTAgtccaatgtttcccaaacttgggacgccacttgtgtaaggaaagcccctggcgggccgggctggcttgtttacctgctgcgtccacaggtccagccgactgcggctcccactggccgcggttcgccgctccaggccaataggagctgctggaagcggcgcaggcccagggatgtgctagccaccacttccaacagctcccactggcctggaggggcgaactgtggccagtgggagccgcgatcggccagactgcagacgcggcaggtaaacaaaccggcccagcccgccaggggctttcactacacaagcggtgaccccagtttgaaaaacactgtccTAGTCCAATATATATCTAATTCAGGGTAGCTCCTTACCAACATCGTCACTTTCTCCAACTACTGATTGATCCCGAATAGGAAGCTCTTCACCTTCTTTCGGTTGAAGTTCCTCATCAACAATTTGTTGAGGTTCCACTCTTGAGACTAACCTACCATCCTTCTGCTTAGCAGGGAGTACCAACCAATCTTTGTGAGTCACCTCAACAATCCTTTCAcataagagagagagatggcaggTCCGTATTCCTTCCAACAGATCAATAACCTGTGTGATACTTTCAGAGAAATGGAAGAGATATGGTGTTACATTTTTCTATTTTGAGATCCTTTTATACAACTGCTAGTCCTGGACCTGTGCACTGCACTGTGCTCTTCACTTCTTGGTGAAGACAAAGCCATCAGTTTTAGTATAAACCAACAACAAATCTGAATACTGCACAGAAGAATGTGGGCAATTATCCTGCAGACATTATTCAGGTAAAACTCCCCCTGAccccaatgggaattttgcctaagtaaggactgcaggacttATACTGAGAGCAGCTCATAGAGTATTACAGGAACAACAGATGTAGAAAACTGTtacaaaaaataatcattttgtatttaaaatctaTTATACATAAAGACATTCTTAACAAAACTACAGTTATTTGATGTCTGAATGAAACAAGTTTATAAATGTCAGGTTTTAATACTTACTTTGCTAGGTATACAGCACATACACCACCCTGCTTAAGATTTGGATACACAACAGGCAAAGCAATCTGAGGGTTAAGCATATCCAAAGCTACCTATAGAAGAACAAGATAATTATTAAGCAGACTGAATAGACATAAATCAGTTTCTCCAAGTCAACAAAAGCAGAAAACAATGAGTTTGTTTATGGAAAACAGGTGATATaaaagtgtggtttttttttaatataacacaGTTATAGCACAAATAAGTCTGCAATTTTTCTTGAACTTAATATATACAAAGTATATGCCTAGTTCAGCAGTGGAAATATCTATTTCCCCTCACAACTGTACTATTGCAAATGGAGACGGACAAAGTATGCTTTTCCCTATAAGACAGAAAGGAGTGAATGTATGGACATATCAGtgtttcttttgaggatgatGCACCATCAGACCTTCAAAGACACTTGCTGACAATGGGAGATGGGATTTGTCCATCCCTGCTAACAGAGGCTTGGTTGTTTCTTTATAGTTTATGCTTAGGCTAGAGGTGGGAAACCCACAATGGAGAGGATAAGAAAATTCCTTTtcatttaatcagaaaaaaaaatcagatgccaCTCTCTTTAAGGTAGGGAGTTTTCTACTAAAGACTTACTGCATCAAATGTTATAGATTTCATATCCTCAGCAGCTGTTAAAATATCCTTATTAATGAAATCCACGTTATCTGGCCACTCTTCTGCATGTCCTATTCCCCATGCATCACGCCAACGCCTGTAATTCTTCTTCGCTACAGCATGGTGATCTTTTCGGATTTCATAACTTATAACACGTCCTCGAGGCCCAACTTAAAGCAAATGAAACACActaaatttactatttttttttcctgattcaaGTTAACAGGTTAAAAACATCTAAGTAAATAACAGAACGGGTTAGTCTAAATTGTCTCCCCTTTCTCACCCTAACAAGTTATTATATAAAAGATAATCAActacaatttatttttgttcaaaTTTAAGTGATCCTGTGCATGTAAAAAATGCCAGATTAACATTTTGGAGGCTGAAATTTGTCTGCTCTATGAATAGATACAGCAGAGGCTGGCAGAACCATTTGTCTCAATCCTCACCTGGAGAGAGCATCTCTAGCAATAAGAGAAGAATTCAATATCTATGGTCCTTTCAGTCTCTGATCTCTCTGCTAATGCTGCCAACAATGGTATGGGCTCGACTACACGGCTGCAATAAAGTTATGCGCTGTATCTCTCCAGGGCAGATGCTGCGGGCACAAACCAAAAGGTTTCCAATGCACATTAATGTAGTCCTCTTCAGATAGGATTACATTAATgagaactaggaaccttttagtttatGCCCGCAGCATCCACATGcaggagttacagtgcagcaacTGCAGGGCATAGCCTCAGTTATGCCTAACATTGGGATGAGATTAAAGCAGTGGCCAAAGAGACTACAGTGAAACCCAATACACTTATTTTCACTTGTGACCCATATCAGAGTGCAGGTCTCCAGGAGTGAAACAGCAGCCTCAACCAGCACCCTGTCCTTCAATTAACTCGCTCTGTAGCAGATACAGGAGTTTGGGAAAGATAAACACGGACACGCATTCATTTCTAGTGCCTAAATCAGAATTGGTTTTACATTCACAGTAACAGAAACATGACTCACTtgctgaaattcacctctgtgtagAGGGCCAACACAAGGTGTCTATGGACCACTTAAGCTTTGTGCCAACATTACACAACTCTgattcccttctctccccattcccctgcACAGCTCTGACATCCCCTTTTCCATAGGAGCAACAGCaattgtgggggaaggggagcctgTGGAGCCCCTTTTCTACTATTGGAAGCAGCACAGAGGAGGTGGGGAGTTCTGGGTTTCTTCTCCAAGTGAGGGAAGGGGAGCAAAGGAGCTCCTTCTCCCAGCCTGGTGGAGCAGCCATAGAGAAGCATTTGGGAGGAATGTGGGGATATTTGTAGGGAAGGGGTGAAGGAATCAAAGGTTCCACTTTCTGGCCATTACCAGGTACGGCACTGGATAGGAAGGTGCCCAACGTTCCCCCCATTATGGTTCTGTTCTGTCAGTACATGAGTTCCTAGAGAGCAAAGACCACTTTGAGGATGATTCGTTATTCATTGAGAAATTGTAGAAAGAAAACGACATGCCTCTGGTAAATTTTGAGGACAGAAGGCTGTGAGGAATGCATACAGAAGTGGGAGAAGAATAGAGGTCCAGAATCCCTACCTCAAACCTGGATCTAGTGTATAGGGAACGGGTTCTACACTTCCATCTTCCCCAGGGGAAGCTCAGGGAGGTGTGAAGTAGCCCATTCATCTCGAAGAAATGTTCTGAGCTGAATGAGAACACCCCATGGTAGAGATGATACAGCCTGAAACCATGGGAGTTTATTGTTCCATTCCTCTCAAAGCATGTTCTCATCCTGCCCTCCTTATCTGTCAGCTCTTGTGGGCCTATGTCAAGCTTGCTGGTTCTCAGCACTGTAAGTGCTAAGCACtcctgttctcagctccccaaTACAGTCTCTGCATTGTATACTGGGCCATGCACTGACTATGCCTCACCCTGATCTCAGCAGTGAGTTTCTGTGCCACACATACCTGTTCTCAGTGCCTGGTGCAGACTTGGTTTATCATTCCTAATGCAGGGGACTTCATCAAGCCTATCCCAGAAAATAAAGTATCTGTTGTAGCTGGGACTCTGCAAATGGCATCAGAGCCAGCACAAAGGTGGCAACTAGTTCCTCCCATATCATCCTGGCTCCACCACTGCCATTTCAGCTTCATATTCCTGCCCTGTGACACATAGTTtggtcaacctaacccccactgtagatgcagctaggttgatggaagaattcttccatcggcCTAGCTAGTGCCTCTCAAAGAGGTAGATTAATTACATCAGTGAAAAAACCCCTTCCCatcaatgtaggaagcatctacgctACAGCACTGTAGTGAATGGTgtcaagtatcgggggtagctgtgttagtctgtgttCACAAAAACAACGAGTTCAATGGCACCTTAAATTaaatttaaggtgccaccggactctgtGTTgttactgtagtgtagacatggcataAGCAAGTCTCAACCTTAATAGCAGAGCTGCTCCTCCACTATGATCACGACTTCAGCGATGCAGTCTACTTACCTACACACAAACAGGGGTGAGGAAAGAGTAACCCACGAATAGCAAGAAAGAGGCTAGAAAGGCAATACAAGAATACCAATGATAAAAATATGGAATGAAATTCAACCCCATACAGAGCATCAGCACAAGGCCTGTACACCTTATGACATCAAAATGCAGCCTAAATAACTTACAGGCtatgtgctggctctctgcacagtgCTAAATTTCACCCTAGGTAAACAGCATATATAAATCTGAAAAGCCACAGCAAATCCTGAAAGTGGACATAGAGAGTTTTTTTGATTAATGGAAAAGTAGCACTTGTTATACCAATATTTCTGTGTTGCTTCTGAAATAAACTCCTCTATTTGCTAAATCTAGGGTCTTTTACCTGCTCTTGATAGAAACAAGCTCATCCCACCAGACCCAGTACCAGTTTCCACCACAGTGTCTCCTTGGTTGATATCCATCATCATCAGCATTGCACTAATATCCTAAGggttaaaagagaaataaaataccaATACTTCTATACTGTATATTCAAACAGAAATATGTTAGGATATTGCTTAAAgcagcagcctgattttcagtagtgctgagcacttttagGTTCCATAGAAATCAACAGGAACTGTGGGTATGCTACATCTCCGAAAATCACTATGCACTTGCATAAGCCACCTGAAGCTCCTGCAGCTATTCAGATCAACAAAGCAAATATTAATAGAAAGAAGTAATTTACTAATACAGGAATGATAGGACTCCTTAATATAGTAAAACACAAGTGGCAAATTATGATTGTAATGTAAAAGCTAAAATATCCCACTGTAAAACACGGACTGTTTAGTAGGAAGGAAGCTGTCTAAAAGTAAATTGTATTGCTGTTTCCCTAAACTGAAAATGCTTGGATATGCAAATTAACAACAAAAGACTCTGAGACTACATCTCTAAAAAGGTTTTAAATTAGGACTACCCAAACTTTTATATGTGAAGGGCTGTTTAATAGAAATCCAAAGCATCTCCCAGAGCCTAAAGACTGGAACTGTACATCTAATCAAAGTtcctggtttgagcattggcctgctaaacccagggttgtgagttcaatcctcccTGGGACCAggtagggatctgaggcaaaaatctgtctggggattggtcctgctttggggttggactagatgacctcctgaggtcccgtacaaccctgatagtctgtgattcCCTAAATCCATGGCTCACCAGCCTAACCCAATGGTTCTGGTACCCATCTTGTAGCTGGGTGAACTGGGGTGGTCCTGCCATTTAAAAACCAATAATCATCAACAGCTTCTATTTAAACCAGTTTTTAAGTTAAAGTTGATCAGTTGTGGAAACATCCATTGCAACAACTGACAACCCACGCAACGCTGCCTTACCTTTGGATATGAAATAGTAGGTCCTCTCTTCATCAAAAGCACAAAATCTTCTAAGGCTGGTCTCCTTATCAGGAACTGAAACCCATTAGAAGTCCTAAACATTTGGCCCGGTAGCTTGCCTATTATCTCCAGGTGGCTAATAGCTCCCCAGTTGCTATTCAATTTCCCGACAGCTGTCAGGTTACGCATATGTTTAAACTCTGTGTAGGTTTTTCTGCGAAACTCTGCTAAAATCAAGTCCCCGGCTTGGAAAGGCACATCTTTAGCCGATGTGTTATGGGTGTCAACAGGCGTCTTGTCTTCATCCCTCTGCAGCTGTGCGGGGGGAGACCTACTGGCAGCAGGCAGCGGGAGGTGAGAGTCGCTGTTTTCACTGCTGTCCGCCTGCCTTGTTTCCCCCAGGTCTGCGCGCCGTATGTCCCTGATCTCTTCCGAGAGCAACTCCTCGGGTATCAGTCGGCTCACTCTTTCCAGAGGCGACAGGGCCCTTTCCCAGGCTCGTCTCCTCCGGCTCCTTGGCAGCTGACCCGGGTCCGCCTGCGATGCAGCCGCCGGGGGGGAGTCGGCTACAGGCGATGCACCGGCAGTGACCTGCTCTTCCGACTCGGCCCCACCTCCATCCCGGAGCGAGCCGGAACACAGCGCCCGGACCGACCGGAGGCGATGGGCTGAAGGCAGAGGAGGCGCACCCTGCTCCCGGGTGCGTGGGACCCCTAAGCGATCGCTAGCCTCAAACACTCCCCTgcccagcagcgcccggcaccaGCTCGCCCGCCTCCTCCCGCATTGCGGCACCAACCCGGGCTTCCCCGGCCCCTCTCGCGCGGGCAGCGCCCGACTCTCCCTTCCCAGCACTTGCAGGCTCAGCCACCGCCTGGCACACTGCAGCATGGCTGCGCCGGCCGGGGGCGCTGCACACAAAGTTGCCGTGGCCGGGAGAGCCCGGGCGCCGCTTGCCGGTCTAGCATGTGCTGCTGGCTGGGCCCCCTGGGCTGGACTAAGCACTTGCTCACGCGCAGGCGGACTCGCCTTTGCCTTCCCCCTTCAGGAACCACGAGGGCCAACACAGCGACACACACGTGCGTAGTAAGCCTGCGACCGTCCGGATCCATGTGTTTGCCCACATGGCCCTGGCAGCCCCGATCAGAATGGCgtccagcagctgctgttcccttcacaAACAGCCTTGTGTTCCTTCGACTCCCTCACCCTAATAGTGTGAGAGTTTGAAAATGACCCATGAAAACCCTTCATCATGTAGGGGGAAAGATTTTTAAACTGCTTTCAACTGAATACAGACTGCGAAGATGGTTCCTTCCAAGTAGGAACAAGGGCGCGACAAGGAGCGGATcactgattacctgttctgttcattccttatgGGGTACCTGGTATTGGCcgctgtctgaagacaggatagtagggtagatggacctttggtctaacccggTATATCCGTTCTTAAGTAAGTGAGATTTGAAAGGCTTTGAAATACAATCCCATAAACattcctatctataaaaagggagaaTTTACTCTGAAATCTGTCCTGAAGATAACAAACATTAATCAAAATCCAGTTAAAgtattttgaacaaaaaaaatgcTATGAGAGTGCTAAGATTATTTATTATACCCTCTCATAGTTGTTGCCAcacacccttccccccaaaacaagaaaacaaaaaacataccTTGGCAGTAACAACTAATATGAACGAATGTAGTTTAAATCtggcttcttgttcagccagacaAAAACACAAAGCAtcatattttgatttaaatgaatcATACGATAATTTAACTTTATTTGAGCAAAACAGTTTGGCACAAAAGACAAAACATAGGTAAGGCAGATATGCTGCCgcaatttaatgttttttaaaaaatacaatcaaaagaAAATTACAATATGTTGTAAATTTGAATAGAACTTTGTTCGAAGCTTGTCTAGaggtttgttttcatttacaaTGCAAAATGGTGGAGAAAGAACAACTGCAAAATCACTAGGCCGGAGGTCAGGGATTGACTACATTTTCTGAAGATTTAAGGTTTTTGTCTATGTTGCAGCATGGTCTGTGCAATTTCTTTGCACctttatttttcagaatgaaTTATAAGGTCCTCATTTTCAATGAGCTCAGTGTGGATGAACCCTGACACCACAGGGAGCTCACTGCAGGACTAGAGCCTAAAAGAGGAAAGACAATGGGGATCCACTGATGGCATGTGCCTATTTCAAAAAACAATAGCTGAAAATCTAAAACTAAGATAAACCCATTTAACAATCCACCCTCCCTCCTACTCCTATCCTTTAAAACCTTCCGTAACATTCATTTCTGCTTTGTTGTTTACAAGTGTTACACTTCACTGGGAAAAAAATGCAAAGCTTGCATCAGAACCACAAGATATACTCAGGCCAAGAGTGAATTCTTACATTGTTACTGTAAACTATTATGTACTGTCTCATCCCTTGTCATCATCCCTACGGGACACAGActttgagtaaaattttcaaaagcgcttaTATGACTTATGAGCCCAAGTCTTGTTTttaaaggcacttttgaaaatgtttttggttGTCTTTTCTCATGTTTCTGTAAAATGACTATCTGATTTACAGCACCCGTAAATATGGCAATCATGTTAAAGCTCTTGAAGCTCTGACTGCGAGATGTGCATGCTTTTAATGGTGAACATAAGTCATTATACATTTATACTTGCAGTCTATAAACTACAATCAGAACAGGTTTCTGGGCTTTTCCGCCCCCCTCTTCTAGGAAAAACTATTTATGATAGAGACACATTAGTCATTAG
Encoded proteins:
- the TRMT61B gene encoding tRNA (adenine(58)-N(1))-methyltransferase, mitochondrial isoform X2, which codes for MLQCARRWLSLQVLGRESRALPAREGPGKPGLVPQCGRRRASWCRALLGRGVFEASDRLGVPRTREQGAPPLPSAHRLRSVRALCSGSLRDGGGAESEEQVTAGASPVADSPPAAASQADPGQLPRSRRRRAWERALSPLERVSRLIPEELLSEEIRDIRRADLGETRQADSSENSDSHLPLPAASRSPPAQLQRDEDKTPVDTHNTSAKDVPFQAGDLILAEFRRKTYTEFKHMRNLTAVGKLNSNWGAISHLEIIGKLPGQMFRTSNGFQFLIRRPALEDFVLLMKRGPTISYPKDISAMLMMMDINQGDTVVETGTGSGGMSLFLSRAVGPRGRVISYEIRKDHHAVAKKNYRRWRDAWGIGHAEEWPDNVDFINKDILTAAEDMKSITFDAVALDMLNPQIALPVVYPNLKQGGVCAVYLANITQVIDLLEGIRTCHLSLLCERIVEVTHKDWLVLPAKQKDGRLVSRVEPQQIVDEELQPKEGEELPIRDQSVVGESDDVESLSDYVKPYGSLPYIARPYPWQTGHTAFLIKLRKYKVAYPDTAPDGSC
- the TRMT61B gene encoding tRNA (adenine(58)-N(1))-methyltransferase, mitochondrial isoform X1, producing the protein MLQCARRWLSLQVLGRESRALPAREGPGKPGLVPQCGRRRASWCRALLGRGVFEASDRLGVPRTREQGAPPLPSAHRLRSVRALCSGSLRDGGGAESEEQVTAGASPVADSPPAAASQADPGQLPRSRRRRAWERALSPLERVSRLIPEELLSEEIRDIRRADLGETRQADSSENSDSHLPLPAASRSPPAQLQRDEDKTPVDTHNTSAKDVPFQAGDLILAEFRRKTYTEFKHMRNLTAVGKLNSNWGAISHLEIIGKLPGQMFRTSNGFQFLIRRPALEDFVLLMKRGPTISYPKDISAMLMMMDINQGDTVVETGTGSGGMSLFLSRAVGPRGRVISYEIRKDHHAVAKKNYRRWRDAWGIGHAEEWPDNVDFINKDILTAAEDMKSITFDAVALDMLNPQIALPVVYPNLKQGGVCAVYLANITQVIDLLEGIRTCHLSLLCERIVEVTHKDWLVLPAKQKDGRLVSRVEPQQIVDEELQPKEGEELPIRDQSVVGESDDVAESLSDYVKPYGSLPYIARPYPWQTGHTAFLIKLRKYKVAYPDTAPDGSC